A single genomic interval of Chloracidobacterium validum harbors:
- a CDS encoding peptidyl-prolyl cis-trans isomerase has product MKVLSLLRGLTASVTLLVGVSFFPGPAINQAVLVFAQEAVVIDETLASVNKELITRSMLRRAENALRRDLQEQFPNDPAKQEEVFARLQPRLLVSLIDERLIAQRAEEMGVMPEIEAQINATILELCKQNNLENLDACRAAMERQGLTMEDIRSSYRGQFMRQAVYGQDVYSVLVEQITNREAEEYYRAHATDFTEAGEIEISEIYIAFTPELQAAAEARARQAYSELKAGKPFADVAQAFSDEKRASRATGGKLPPYKDDQLAEEFKAELDKLKPGEMTPILKLEKAYQILRLDARRPPQVKPFSEVRELVKRMIAQQRADAKIKAYLRDLRAKALIRLADPYRNVLVEAEKADESEPSAQPRKDS; this is encoded by the coding sequence GTGAAGGTCCTATCGCTCCTGCGGGGTTTGACCGCAAGTGTCACGTTGTTGGTCGGTGTGAGTTTTTTTCCTGGGCCGGCCATCAACCAGGCGGTGTTGGTGTTTGCCCAGGAAGCCGTCGTCATAGATGAAACGCTCGCCAGCGTCAACAAGGAACTGATCACCCGTTCGATGCTGCGCCGCGCTGAAAATGCCCTGCGGCGTGATCTTCAGGAACAATTCCCAAATGACCCTGCCAAGCAAGAAGAAGTCTTTGCGCGGTTGCAGCCGCGTCTGCTCGTCAGCTTGATTGACGAGCGCCTCATTGCACAGCGCGCCGAAGAAATGGGCGTGATGCCGGAGATCGAGGCCCAGATCAACGCCACGATTCTCGAACTCTGCAAGCAAAACAACCTCGAAAACCTCGACGCTTGCCGCGCCGCTATGGAGCGTCAGGGATTGACCATGGAGGATATTCGCTCGAGCTACCGTGGCCAGTTCATGCGGCAGGCGGTGTATGGGCAAGATGTGTACAGCGTGTTGGTTGAGCAAATCACCAATCGTGAGGCCGAGGAGTATTACCGCGCGCACGCTACGGATTTCACCGAAGCGGGAGAGATTGAAATCAGTGAAATCTACATTGCTTTCACGCCAGAGCTACAGGCGGCGGCTGAAGCGCGGGCGCGACAGGCCTACAGCGAACTCAAGGCCGGTAAGCCCTTTGCAGATGTGGCGCAAGCCTTCTCGGATGAAAAGCGCGCTTCGCGGGCAACCGGCGGTAAGCTTCCACCCTATAAAGATGATCAGTTAGCCGAGGAGTTCAAGGCGGAACTCGACAAGCTCAAGCCTGGTGAGATGACACCCATCTTGAAGCTGGAGAAGGCCTATCAAATCCTGCGGCTCGACGCGCGCCGGCCGCCACAGGTCAAGCCTTTTTCAGAAGTCCGTGAACTGGTCAAGCGAATGATCGCGCAGCAGCGCGCCGATGCCAAAATCAAGGCGTATTTGCGCGATCTGCGCGCCAAGGCGCTCATCCGTCTTGCCGATCCCTACCGCAACGTGCTCGTTGAAGCTGAAAAGGCTGACGAAAGTGAGCCGTCAGCCCAACCACGGAAGGACAGTTGA
- a CDS encoding response regulator: protein MGLFDRILNARTQVANLLDSAKLNSVIERHERELMNEPRNLAALQELSLLYQERGEPHKACEAMCRSAAVYLDRQDFEQALLCYRKAERIASGEMRLDVWRKLFDINYRLRRYEEAFGRARQIVEHLMELGDSARAVDFVNAMPELGQKDILYRREIKLLVGLEADNIATVGSVSGTWQRKQATVRDPDEYFPELTILIVDDEPGILNVLETSLRALGCQILTAANGRIACDLIKAHQPAIIISDLNMPEMDGSQLFEWLRSQPDHMHVPFVCLSSADSEAERMAAFDMGVEDYWSKPFRPMEVRHRVKRLLKRVRPPVDLQGKLSQVSLPEVVQMLETGRRTGLLLLTHQSEEAKLYFRDGSILDVEYGAARAERAFFRLVGWTTGNFTFRSVAVNREPVMSLNPQQLLMEAFRRFDEVEHIIAELPARDQTFICGDAFDRAPEVADQIAQEGEFAANIERVRQLFDGSRTLDQCCDELRDDLETLLLVQELIAQKLLVPGQVIEL from the coding sequence ATGGGATTATTTGATCGTATTCTCAATGCTCGAACCCAGGTTGCCAACTTGCTTGACAGCGCCAAGCTCAATAGCGTCATCGAGCGTCATGAGCGCGAGTTGATGAATGAACCACGCAACTTGGCGGCGCTCCAGGAACTGAGCTTGCTCTATCAAGAGCGCGGTGAGCCACACAAGGCTTGCGAAGCCATGTGTCGCTCCGCCGCGGTGTATCTCGACCGGCAGGACTTCGAGCAGGCCCTGCTGTGTTATCGCAAAGCCGAGCGGATTGCTTCGGGCGAAATGCGCCTCGACGTTTGGCGCAAGCTCTTTGACATCAACTACCGCCTACGCCGGTATGAGGAAGCGTTTGGACGCGCAAGGCAGATTGTTGAACACCTGATGGAACTGGGCGATTCAGCGCGGGCCGTTGATTTTGTCAATGCGATGCCCGAGCTTGGACAAAAAGACATTCTCTATCGGCGCGAAATAAAGCTTCTGGTGGGACTCGAAGCTGACAACATTGCCACGGTTGGGTCAGTCTCTGGAACTTGGCAGCGCAAACAGGCCACGGTTCGTGATCCAGATGAGTATTTCCCAGAGCTGACCATACTGATTGTGGATGACGAGCCGGGCATTCTGAATGTTTTGGAGACGAGTTTACGGGCGCTGGGATGTCAGATTCTCACGGCGGCTAATGGGCGGATTGCCTGTGACCTGATCAAGGCGCATCAACCGGCAATCATCATCAGCGACCTCAACATGCCGGAAATGGATGGCAGCCAGCTTTTTGAGTGGCTTCGCTCACAGCCTGACCACATGCACGTTCCCTTTGTGTGCCTTTCCTCCGCCGACAGCGAAGCCGAGCGCATGGCGGCCTTTGACATGGGGGTTGAGGATTACTGGTCAAAGCCCTTCCGACCGATGGAGGTGCGGCACCGTGTCAAGCGTTTGTTGAAGCGAGTGCGTCCACCGGTGGATTTGCAGGGCAAGCTGTCACAGGTCAGTTTGCCGGAAGTTGTGCAGATGCTTGAAACCGGCCGCCGGACTGGGCTTCTACTACTGACTCACCAATCGGAAGAAGCCAAGCTGTATTTTCGGGACGGTTCGATTCTGGATGTGGAATACGGGGCGGCACGCGCTGAACGGGCGTTCTTTCGCTTGGTGGGTTGGACAACGGGCAACTTCACCTTCCGCTCGGTTGCCGTGAACCGCGAGCCGGTCATGAGCCTGAATCCGCAGCAGTTGCTGATGGAAGCCTTTCGGCGGTTTGACGAAGTCGAGCATATCATTGCTGAGTTGCCCGCCCGTGACCAGACCTTCATCTGTGGCGATGCCTTTGACCGGGCCCCGGAGGTAGCTGACCAAATCGCCCAGGAAGGGGAGTTTGCCGCCAACATCGAGCGCGTCCGCCAGCTTTTCGACGGCTCCCGGACCCTTGACCAGTGCTGTGATGAGCTGCGTGACGATCTGGAAACCCTCCTACTTGTCCAAGAACTCATTGCCCAGAAACTGCTCGTGCCCGGCCAGGTCATCGAGCTGTAG
- a CDS encoding SUMF1/EgtB/PvdO family nonheme iron enzyme has product MPTALDPPPATLDTSAMNKKLGDYLREYGGPLPTQDTLALFLGIAKVVNGMHEQFAFYGSELRVENIILSNEQPLRVLDCGIPQSRLAATSPTPDEVERGIRRDIHQLGAILYHLATGQPAPERRSTYNFRTDFDEASDLPPVPDPRTAHPAVSLEIARLVAKATARDAQSQAKRIGELLELLDAQAETKPDIEAPAARPSLSLPASSAEPAAPSGNEPPARREAKVTLARRALPVVSERTGFVMNEATLKADAPTPSAPSTLVEGLAQAFADLSGTGERPTGKGFRFFLAGVSGLLLLVVSLVTYRIVEKFFLGGGQGAATRPNIEAIRREAEMANRPKLVPTVAPDDISAARPPLVAVKGGTFEMGSLDGQPDEQPVRRVTLSDFEIGKYEVTNAQYKAFCDATRRPYPEEPNFAKLRNYFLDYPTHPVVRVSWDDANAYCVWLSEQTGDLYRLPTEAEWEYVARDSPIGWDSYNSGGAPHEVGTSVPNALGIYDLMGNVWEWCADWYGPYPTEPQTNPKGLPRGTHKVLRGCSWYFSTVPCRTTSRFRFDPTLNYWFNGGFRVVRARH; this is encoded by the coding sequence ATGCCTACTGCGCTTGACCCACCTCCGGCCACGCTCGATACCTCAGCTATGAACAAAAAACTTGGTGATTACCTCAGGGAATACGGCGGGCCATTACCAACCCAGGATACGCTTGCCCTATTTCTTGGTATTGCCAAGGTCGTCAATGGCATGCATGAGCAGTTTGCTTTTTATGGAAGCGAGTTGCGTGTCGAAAACATCATTTTGAGCAACGAGCAACCACTCCGGGTTCTGGATTGTGGCATCCCGCAGTCGCGCTTGGCGGCAACATCGCCGACACCGGATGAAGTCGAACGAGGCATCCGCCGCGATATTCACCAACTTGGCGCGATTTTGTATCACTTGGCGACTGGACAACCTGCGCCGGAGCGTCGTTCGACCTATAACTTTCGCACTGATTTCGATGAAGCTTCAGACTTGCCACCGGTGCCTGACCCACGTACTGCGCATCCTGCCGTCTCGCTTGAGATTGCGCGTCTCGTGGCCAAGGCAACAGCCCGTGATGCGCAAAGCCAAGCAAAACGGATTGGTGAGCTGCTAGAACTGCTCGATGCCCAAGCTGAAACAAAACCTGACATCGAAGCCCCTGCGGCAAGGCCGTCGTTGTCACTACCGGCGTCGTCAGCCGAACCTGCTGCTCCGTCTGGGAACGAGCCGCCGGCGCGGCGTGAAGCCAAGGTGACGCTGGCAAGGCGGGCCTTGCCTGTGGTCTCTGAGCGGACCGGTTTTGTCATGAATGAAGCCACGCTGAAAGCTGACGCCCCCACCCCATCTGCACCATCCACCTTGGTGGAGGGCTTGGCCCAGGCATTTGCTGACTTGAGTGGCACCGGCGAGCGCCCGACTGGCAAGGGATTTCGGTTTTTTTTAGCTGGCGTAAGCGGTTTGCTGCTGCTGGTCGTGAGCCTCGTGACCTACCGCATCGTTGAGAAGTTTTTCCTGGGCGGGGGGCAGGGCGCGGCGACCCGTCCCAATATCGAGGCCATCCGGCGGGAGGCCGAAATGGCGAATCGTCCCAAGCTTGTCCCGACGGTGGCGCCAGACGACATCAGCGCTGCCCGTCCGCCGCTCGTGGCCGTTAAGGGCGGCACATTTGAGATGGGCAGCCTGGATGGGCAGCCGGATGAGCAGCCGGTGCGGCGGGTCACCTTGTCCGACTTTGAGATTGGTAAGTACGAGGTGACCAACGCCCAGTACAAGGCCTTTTGCGATGCCACTCGCCGCCCCTACCCAGAAGAGCCAAACTTTGCCAAGTTGCGCAACTACTTTCTGGATTACCCAACCCATCCGGTCGTTCGGGTCAGTTGGGACGACGCCAATGCCTATTGTGTGTGGTTGAGCGAGCAGACTGGTGATTTGTACCGCCTTCCCACCGAAGCCGAATGGGAATATGTGGCCCGCGATAGCCCGATTGGCTGGGATAGCTACAATAGTGGGGGTGCTCCGCATGAAGTCGGCACCAGCGTCCCGAATGCGCTGGGCATCTATGACCTCATGGGCAATGTGTGGGAGTGGTGCGCCGATTGGTATGGACCTTACCCGACCGAGCCGCAAACCAACCCGAAGGGACTGCCCCGCGGAACGCACAAGGTGCTGCGCGGTTGTTCATGGTATTTTAGTACCGTTCCGTGTCGGACAACCTCGCGGTTTCGTTTTGATCCGACCTTGAACTACTGGTTCAACGGTGGGTTTCGAGTCGTTCGGGCGCGCCACTGA
- a CDS encoding DUF58 domain-containing protein, with protein MNFVFTARFILAFTGGLVVFSLGWVNPALLWAGLCFDLALIGAALVDAARTPLRGSFTVRRTCAERFALGSGNTVTIEVKSHSPLPLTLWLKDEHPPEMEVQGREGQFVLPARGTAALAYELTTPARGRFQFGDIAVRLLSPWGLVWRQTSVPAAESVKVYPDFRAAQRQVIEAYRVGRQGERRQRLRGQGREFESLREFVTGDELRHVAWAASARRGKLVTRQYQIERSQSIILMVDCGRLMTARIGNFTKLDYAVNAALAVAYVAVAGGDQAGLLTFTRRVDDFLPPKPGAGQLGTILELLHDVQPQMLEPSYARAFAHINRYCRRRSLVILLTDVVDADASSDLLAHTASLIPRHLPLIVTIGDRDLRAFVKPRPASLDDVYAQSVAEELLAQREQALNRITELGGLALDVPTGQLSPALVNRYLEVKTRGLI; from the coding sequence ATGAATTTCGTTTTTACAGCACGGTTCATCCTGGCTTTCACCGGTGGCTTGGTCGTGTTTTCGCTGGGCTGGGTCAACCCAGCCTTGCTCTGGGCCGGACTCTGCTTCGATCTTGCCCTCATTGGGGCAGCGCTGGTTGACGCAGCACGCACGCCGCTGCGGGGGAGCTTCACGGTTCGGCGGACCTGCGCTGAACGCTTCGCGCTTGGCAGCGGCAACACCGTGACCATTGAAGTCAAAAGTCACTCTCCATTGCCGCTGACGCTATGGCTCAAGGACGAACACCCGCCGGAAATGGAAGTTCAGGGCCGTGAAGGGCAGTTTGTCCTCCCAGCGCGTGGAACGGCTGCCCTGGCGTATGAACTGACGACGCCGGCGCGTGGGCGGTTTCAATTCGGGGACATCGCCGTTCGGCTGCTCAGCCCCTGGGGACTGGTCTGGCGGCAGACTTCAGTGCCGGCGGCCGAGTCGGTCAAGGTGTACCCTGACTTCCGCGCAGCCCAGCGCCAAGTCATCGAAGCCTATCGGGTGGGTCGCCAAGGTGAACGACGGCAACGCTTGCGCGGGCAGGGGCGCGAGTTTGAATCACTCCGGGAGTTTGTGACGGGTGACGAACTGCGCCATGTGGCCTGGGCCGCTTCGGCGCGGCGCGGCAAGCTTGTCACCCGGCAGTATCAAATCGAGCGTAGCCAAAGCATCATCCTCATGGTTGATTGTGGGCGACTGATGACCGCTCGCATCGGCAACTTCACCAAGCTCGATTATGCGGTCAATGCCGCACTGGCCGTGGCTTATGTCGCCGTCGCCGGCGGCGACCAGGCCGGGCTACTGACCTTCACCAGACGGGTGGACGATTTTTTACCTCCCAAACCGGGCGCCGGACAGCTCGGTACGATTCTGGAGTTGCTCCACGATGTGCAACCGCAGATGCTCGAACCGAGCTATGCGCGGGCATTTGCCCACATCAACCGCTATTGCCGAAGGCGCTCGCTGGTCATCCTGCTGACCGATGTGGTTGACGCCGACGCCTCGTCCGACTTGCTCGCGCACACGGCGTCGCTCATCCCACGCCACTTGCCGTTGATTGTCACCATCGGCGACCGTGACTTGCGGGCGTTCGTCAAGCCAAGACCAGCCTCGCTCGATGACGTTTACGCCCAGTCGGTGGCGGAAGAACTCCTTGCCCAGCGTGAACAGGCATTGAACCGAATCACTGAACTCGGTGGGCTGGCGCTCGATGTTCCGACCGGGCAGCTTTCACCGGCGCTGGTCAACCGTTACCTTGAGGTCAAAACCCGCGGCCTCATTTGA
- a CDS encoding O-antigen ligase family protein, whose protein sequence is MTGNCFKRVEHWTVTAPATMAYESIRRTLHLTSDGLLLLFAVAAPHSIAGAQGSALGLALLWLATYCLPKTDPRALQYGSGSHGAEWWLPLGVFFTLCCASALTSYEVWASLDGLRSLAFLATCGVVAHWVTSRGQAWRLACLLLLSAQVGLLYTAYQFARGVGVRLVELTPDSPLHPYFQPGDVVLRVDGQLVRTPEDIARQVRRDQLRPDVPVLVTGRRVELPLTARLDRLALQRRLESSGVAGLGIQASAPARDFRASGFFSHYVTYAEVLQILISLAVGMAWRTAGRWRWWLVGMAGLLALALWLTLSRGPTGGLIVSVGVVLYLLWREGTLGTQRVVVGVVIAGILVSSALAYAYAIRRMAVVDAREGSLFWRLVVWQEGVELVARHPWFGIGRHSDKLHAAEWGLYAAGDLPPGHFHNTYLQVAVWYGLPALAAYIWLLLTYFSQLIQRVRDGIALGALGALAGFAASGIAHFNLGDGEVAMMLWFVLGLALGPRDAVATTAVPLPTEVDGTVPSGKRFT, encoded by the coding sequence ATGACCGGCAACTGTTTCAAGCGAGTGGAACACTGGACTGTCACCGCCCCGGCAACCATGGCGTACGAATCCATTCGGCGAACGCTGCATCTGACCTCCGATGGTTTGCTCCTGCTCTTCGCGGTAGCGGCGCCGCACTCGATTGCCGGTGCGCAGGGGAGCGCTTTGGGCTTGGCGCTCCTTTGGCTGGCAACGTATTGCCTGCCCAAGACCGACCCCCGCGCCTTGCAATATGGCAGTGGATCGCATGGCGCTGAGTGGTGGCTCCCACTTGGCGTCTTTTTCACACTCTGCTGCGCGTCAGCGCTTACCTCCTATGAAGTTTGGGCCAGCCTGGACGGGCTGCGCAGTCTCGCGTTTCTGGCAACCTGTGGCGTCGTGGCCCACTGGGTGACATCCCGTGGGCAAGCGTGGCGACTGGCCTGCCTTTTGCTGCTGTCGGCGCAAGTTGGGTTGCTGTACACCGCGTATCAATTCGCCAGAGGCGTTGGGGTGCGCCTGGTCGAACTCACCCCAGACTCACCGCTTCACCCGTATTTTCAACCCGGAGACGTGGTCTTACGGGTGGACGGACAACTGGTGCGCACGCCGGAGGACATCGCCCGTCAGGTGCGTCGTGACCAACTTCGACCAGATGTTCCAGTCCTCGTCACTGGGCGGCGGGTGGAGTTGCCGCTGACCGCGCGGCTTGACCGGCTTGCCCTCCAAAGACGGCTTGAATCATCTGGCGTGGCGGGATTGGGTATTCAAGCCAGCGCCCCGGCGCGTGATTTCCGGGCTAGTGGCTTTTTCTCGCACTATGTCACCTATGCCGAAGTACTCCAGATTCTCATTTCGCTGGCGGTTGGTATGGCCTGGCGTACGGCCGGCCGCTGGCGCTGGTGGTTGGTTGGCATGGCCGGGCTGCTGGCGCTGGCGCTGTGGCTGACGCTCTCCCGTGGGCCGACCGGTGGCTTGATTGTCAGCGTGGGCGTTGTGCTGTACTTGCTCTGGCGCGAAGGAACGCTCGGTACGCAGCGGGTCGTGGTGGGGGTGGTCATTGCCGGCATCCTGGTGTCGAGCGCCCTAGCCTATGCTTACGCCATCCGCCGGATGGCGGTGGTGGACGCCCGTGAGGGAAGCCTGTTCTGGCGACTCGTGGTTTGGCAGGAAGGTGTCGAGCTTGTGGCCCGGCATCCTTGGTTTGGCATTGGACGCCACAGCGACAAGCTTCACGCCGCCGAGTGGGGACTGTATGCCGCAGGCGATTTGCCGCCAGGTCATTTTCACAACACGTATTTGCAGGTGGCCGTGTGGTACGGACTTCCGGCGCTGGCCGCCTACATCTGGTTGCTGCTGACCTATTTCAGTCAGCTCATTCAGCGCGTCCGTGATGGCATTGCGCTCGGCGCGCTTGGCGCACTGGCTGGCTTTGCCGCCAGCGGCATCGCCCATTTCAATCTCGGCGATGGCGAAGTCGCCATGATGCTATGGTTCGTCCTTGGTTTGGCGCTCGGGCCACGCGATGCGGTGGCCACGACGGCTGTCCCACTGCCAACAGAAGTGGATGGAACAGTTCCATCCGGCAAACGTTTCACATAG
- a CDS encoding DUF4388 domain-containing protein yields the protein MGLFDQIRSTREQVSNVQDATILGAAVEQCERILQSDPNHLPTLQELGRLYQEQGQNQKACSIFCQAGEIATAQGQTEQALMNYRKAERFAAGDLRLDLWHKLFTLSYKLRRYDEAFERAKQIVETLVERGAVKRATNFLTTLPDLGAKDTEYRQYLEGLAGVVPRQSGSSEPAAGTWRRATATVRSADEYFPGQTILIVDDEPELLSILEASLRTLGARIITASNGHVACEKVKKYTPSLIISDLAMPGMDGSQFFEWVRSQPEFARVPFVCLSAVGSEVERVAAFEMGVEDYWTKPFHPTEIRYRVKHLLRRIRRPVDFQGKLSQVNLAEIVQILESGRRTGLLTIESDTEQAYLYFRDGLILNAEVGPRSGERAVFHIVGWTSGDFAFCAMPMFREKVIQLSPQALLMEAFRRFDEVERLLAEMPHKDERFICGSNFTQAPEVAEQLAQGGEFVASLEAIRRLFDGTQTLEACCRSLRDDLETLLLVRGLIDRGLLVPVRP from the coding sequence ATGGGCTTGTTTGACCAAATCCGAAGCACTCGTGAGCAGGTATCCAATGTTCAGGATGCCACGATTCTGGGGGCCGCCGTTGAACAGTGTGAGCGAATCCTGCAAAGCGATCCCAACCATCTCCCGACCTTGCAAGAGCTAGGGCGGCTTTACCAAGAACAGGGGCAAAACCAAAAGGCGTGCAGCATTTTTTGTCAGGCTGGAGAGATTGCCACGGCACAGGGGCAAACTGAGCAGGCACTGATGAACTATCGCAAGGCCGAGCGTTTTGCCGCAGGCGACTTGCGGCTTGACCTCTGGCATAAGCTTTTCACGTTGAGCTACAAGCTGCGTCGCTACGACGAGGCTTTCGAGCGTGCCAAGCAAATCGTCGAAACCCTGGTTGAACGCGGGGCTGTCAAGCGGGCAACCAACTTCCTCACCACCTTGCCCGACTTGGGCGCGAAAGACACCGAGTATCGGCAGTATTTGGAGGGATTGGCAGGGGTTGTTCCCCGGCAGTCCGGGAGCAGTGAACCGGCCGCTGGAACCTGGCGTCGGGCGACAGCGACGGTACGCAGCGCAGATGAATACTTTCCTGGACAAACCATTTTGATTGTAGATGATGAGCCAGAGTTACTCAGCATTCTTGAAGCGTCCCTGCGGACGTTGGGGGCGCGCATCATCACGGCTTCCAACGGCCACGTTGCTTGCGAAAAGGTCAAGAAATACACACCATCGCTCATCATCAGCGACCTCGCCATGCCGGGTATGGATGGCAGTCAGTTTTTTGAGTGGGTCAGGTCGCAGCCTGAGTTTGCCCGCGTGCCCTTTGTGTGCCTGTCGGCGGTTGGTTCTGAGGTTGAACGGGTGGCGGCCTTTGAAATGGGCGTGGAGGACTACTGGACGAAACCTTTTCATCCCACTGAGATTCGCTATCGCGTCAAGCATTTGCTGCGGCGGATTCGGCGGCCGGTGGATTTCCAGGGCAAGCTGTCACAAGTCAACTTGGCTGAGATTGTGCAGATTCTGGAATCTGGACGCCGGACCGGCTTGCTCACCATCGAGTCCGACACGGAACAAGCGTACCTGTATTTTCGGGATGGCTTGATTCTCAACGCGGAAGTCGGGCCACGTTCCGGGGAGCGGGCCGTGTTTCATATCGTGGGTTGGACCAGTGGTGATTTTGCCTTTTGTGCCATGCCCATGTTTCGTGAGAAAGTCATTCAGCTTTCGCCACAGGCGCTATTGATGGAAGCCTTTCGGCGGTTCGACGAGGTGGAACGCCTGTTGGCCGAGATGCCGCACAAGGACGAGCGGTTTATCTGCGGGTCTAATTTTACACAAGCTCCAGAGGTCGCCGAACAGTTGGCGCAGGGCGGGGAGTTCGTTGCCAGCCTAGAAGCCATCCGCCGACTCTTTGACGGCACCCAAACGCTGGAAGCCTGCTGCCGCAGCTTGCGCGACGACCTTGAAACACTACTTCTGGTGCGTGGACTGATTGACCGTGGATTGCTCGTGCCGGTCCGTCCGTAG
- a CDS encoding LolA family protein has protein sequence MMMKYGRRQWMVGGFLGLAAAALVGLPGGAHAGGVDLQTVIKNLQGASQRLSGLQATVTHQRTNSQLGVREPRQVGTLRFSTRGKVRRLRIDYTEPQSKTVVVNGNEAILIEPALNQAFVSSTSEIAKKTASTSLLTVLTDARQLSENFDASLEGEETLDGHLTTKLLLRPKGKSQYTRLEVWISHQTWLPIKQILHTRSDYTLILLTNIRLQAIPEGSFKVDYSKYRVVRG, from the coding sequence ATGATGATGAAGTATGGACGGCGGCAGTGGATGGTTGGCGGGTTTCTGGGCTTGGCAGCGGCTGCCCTGGTGGGCCTTCCTGGTGGTGCTCACGCCGGAGGTGTTGACTTACAGACGGTGATCAAGAACCTACAGGGCGCCAGCCAGCGGTTGAGCGGACTACAGGCGACGGTGACGCACCAGCGCACCAACTCACAGTTAGGGGTGCGCGAGCCACGCCAGGTTGGAACGCTCCGTTTCAGCACCCGGGGCAAGGTTCGTCGCTTACGTATTGACTACACGGAGCCGCAATCCAAGACGGTCGTGGTCAATGGGAATGAAGCCATCTTGATTGAGCCGGCACTCAATCAGGCATTTGTGAGTTCGACAAGTGAGATCGCCAAGAAAACGGCTTCGACGAGTTTGCTCACCGTCCTGACCGATGCGCGTCAACTCTCTGAAAACTTCGATGCATCCCTGGAAGGTGAAGAGACGCTTGACGGACACCTTACGACGAAACTCCTGCTCCGTCCAAAGGGAAAAAGCCAGTACACTCGACTTGAGGTTTGGATCTCTCACCAGACTTGGCTCCCGATCAAGCAAATCCTTCACACGCGCAGTGACTACACGCTGATCCTGCTGACGAATATTCGTCTGCAAGCGATTCCAGAAGGCAGCTTCAAGGTGGATTACAGTAAGTACCGGGTGGTGCGCGGGTGA
- a CDS encoding tetratricopeptide repeat protein — MKHKAVFSKVRKLINERELADDNLDQAEDTLAALLEKDRQCDWAYGLLAEIYYWRGETAPARDKLALFKQGVEYGEEATAINPNALEGNFWLAVNYGMYGNEKGILKSLSLIKPIQRCAERVIEIDESYFYGGPWRVLGRIYDKVPGWPVSIGDKRKAIECFEAALEFGPKFYLNHMYIAECYLSLGDKKKAKHHIQWILDAPLSKHHEREDEGYKREASALLKKLG, encoded by the coding sequence ATGAAGCATAAAGCCGTCTTTTCAAAAGTGCGCAAACTTATCAATGAACGGGAACTGGCCGATGACAATCTCGACCAAGCCGAAGATACCTTGGCTGCCTTGTTGGAAAAAGATCGGCAGTGTGACTGGGCTTATGGACTTCTCGCCGAAATCTACTACTGGCGAGGAGAAACAGCCCCGGCCAGAGATAAGCTCGCCCTCTTCAAGCAGGGTGTCGAGTATGGGGAAGAGGCGACTGCCATCAACCCGAATGCCCTCGAAGGCAACTTCTGGCTGGCTGTCAACTACGGGATGTATGGCAACGAAAAAGGTATCTTGAAAAGCCTGTCACTCATCAAGCCAATTCAACGCTGTGCCGAGCGCGTCATTGAAATTGACGAGTCATACTTCTATGGCGGCCCCTGGCGGGTGCTGGGTCGCATCTATGACAAAGTGCCGGGCTGGCCGGTCTCAATTGGCGACAAACGCAAGGCCATCGAGTGCTTTGAAGCTGCCCTCGAATTCGGCCCGAAGTTTTATCTCAACCATATGTATATTGCCGAGTGTTATCTCTCACTGGGCGACAAGAAAAAAGCAAAACACCATATTCAGTGGATTCTGGACGCTCCACTTTCCAAGCACCATGAACGGGAGGACGAGGGTTACAAACGCGAAGCCAGTGCCCTGCTCAAGAAGCTTGGATAG